The Halalkalibaculum roseum genome window below encodes:
- a CDS encoding mechanosensitive ion channel family protein, protein MEDFNNIQETIMPFIITYGLDLVGAIIILFVGWIVANWIQKRIKKAGRKSEKLDETLTTIFAKTAKVVVMVVVIIAVLQQFGVQTASMLAVVGAAGLAIGLAWQGTLSDIAAGIMLLIMRPFKIGDAVEVAGTSGVIDEIGLVLTKMHTFDNIAMYIPNSDIWGTKIMNYAKNDTRRVDMVFGFGYDDDMDKAMQIAREVLEADERVLKDPEPQIAVSELADSSVNIIVRPWTAKENYWGLKFDVTKRIKERYDEEGLNIPYPQRDVHVFQQNGS, encoded by the coding sequence ATGGAAGATTTCAATAATATCCAGGAAACGATCATGCCATTCATCATCACATATGGGCTGGATCTGGTAGGGGCCATCATTATTTTATTTGTTGGATGGATTGTGGCCAATTGGATACAAAAAAGAATTAAAAAAGCAGGACGAAAATCAGAAAAGCTGGATGAGACGCTGACAACCATTTTTGCCAAGACGGCCAAGGTAGTCGTAATGGTTGTGGTCATTATTGCTGTCTTGCAGCAGTTTGGTGTTCAAACCGCCAGTATGCTGGCCGTAGTAGGTGCTGCAGGTTTGGCTATAGGTTTGGCCTGGCAGGGTACGCTCTCTGATATCGCCGCCGGAATCATGTTATTGATAATGCGACCTTTTAAAATAGGTGATGCTGTGGAAGTAGCAGGGACTTCAGGAGTGATTGATGAAATCGGGTTGGTTCTAACCAAGATGCACACCTTCGATAATATCGCTATGTATATTCCCAACTCCGATATTTGGGGTACCAAAATTATGAACTACGCCAAGAACGACACCCGGCGTGTGGATATGGTATTTGGTTTCGGATATGATGATGATATGGACAAAGCGATGCAGATTGCACGTGAAGTACTGGAAGCTGATGAACGTGTACTGAAGGATCCCGAACCGCAAATTGCTGTTTCTGAGCTGGCTGACAGTTCGGTTAATATTATCGTCAGACCGTGGACTGCCAAGGAAAATTACTGGGGCCTTAAGTTTGATGTCACCAAGCGGATCAAGGAACGGTATGATGAGGAAGGTCTCAACATCCCTTATCCACAACGCGATGTTCACGTATTTCAGCAGAACGGAAGCTGA
- a CDS encoding ion transporter, whose protein sequence is MKKPEEGWRRKLYTIIFEADTPAGKLFDVVLIASIILSVLAVMLDSVQSIRQDYGSHLYIVEWFFTILFTIEYVLRIACVDNKRGYIFSFFGIVDFLAIIPTYIGLFLPASRYLLVIRSLRILRIFRVLKLVQYINEANFLKEALKASRRKIFVFLFAVMTLVVIAGSLLYVVEGAENGFTSIPRSIYWAIVTLTTVGFGDIAPQTSLGQALASLIMILGYGIIAVPTGIVSYEMSNTLKSQLISPMCPSCGKENHDVDALYCNQCGSKLLKE, encoded by the coding sequence ATGAAGAAACCTGAGGAGGGATGGCGAAGGAAGCTTTATACCATAATATTTGAAGCGGATACTCCCGCCGGTAAATTATTTGATGTAGTACTTATCGCAAGTATTATTTTGAGTGTTCTGGCAGTTATGCTTGACAGCGTCCAATCCATCAGGCAGGATTACGGCAGTCACCTTTATATCGTAGAATGGTTCTTTACGATCTTATTTACTATTGAATATGTATTGCGTATTGCCTGCGTGGATAACAAACGCGGCTATATCTTCAGTTTTTTCGGGATTGTTGACTTCCTTGCCATCATACCTACCTACATCGGTTTATTCTTACCGGCCAGTCGATACTTGTTGGTTATAAGAAGTCTGCGCATCCTTCGCATCTTTAGGGTGCTTAAATTGGTACAGTATATCAACGAGGCCAATTTCTTAAAAGAAGCACTGAAAGCAAGCCGCCGAAAAATATTCGTATTTCTATTTGCTGTGATGACATTGGTGGTCATAGCAGGATCACTCTTGTATGTAGTTGAAGGGGCCGAAAATGGTTTTACGAGCATACCGAGAAGCATCTACTGGGCCATTGTAACACTGACCACTGTCGGATTTGGAGACATTGCGCCCCAAACAAGTCTTGGGCAGGCATTGGCATCGCTTATCATGATATTGGGCTACGGGATCATTGCCGTACCGACCGGAATCGTCAGCTATGAGATGTCCAATACCCTAAAAAGTCAGCTGATTTCACCGATGTGTCCTTCCTGTGGCAAAGAGAATCATGATGTTGATGCCCTCTATTGCAATCAGTGTGGATCAAAGCTTTTGAAAGAATAA
- a CDS encoding coiled coil domain-containing protein — translation MASREEYIEKLESQLKEWNSQLDELQKKAEKQSQEAKTRINKRIDELKAKRATLRVKLDKIKESGDEAFEKIKDDAEDLWSDVKKGFSDIRSILQEK, via the coding sequence ATGGCTAGCAGAGAAGAGTATATTGAAAAACTGGAATCACAATTAAAAGAATGGAACAGTCAGCTTGATGAGCTTCAGAAAAAAGCTGAAAAGCAGTCACAGGAAGCAAAGACACGCATCAACAAGCGTATTGATGAGCTCAAAGCAAAAAGAGCTACACTTAGAGTAAAGCTTGACAAAATTAAAGAATCCGGAGATGAGGCATTTGAAAAAATTAAAGACGATGCCGAAGATCTCTGGTCAGACGTTAAAAAAGGGTTCTCTGACATCCGCTCTATTTTGCAGGAGAAATAG
- a CDS encoding Dps family protein, whose translation MATATDSVMDLEINIGISETHRKKIADELSKVLADSYMLYLKTHNFHWNVTGEHFHSLHEQFEEQYTELADAIDEIAERIRALGHKAPGSFKEFHQLTSIEEDTEKPKAMEMVRRLAVANEQVLRTARKALDPAKEADDEATIDLLTQRLHVHSKTAWMLRSHLE comes from the coding sequence ATGGCAACCGCAACAGATTCGGTGATGGATTTAGAAATTAATATTGGTATTAGCGAAACGCATAGAAAAAAAATTGCGGATGAGTTGTCAAAGGTACTGGCTGATTCTTATATGCTGTATCTGAAGACACATAACTTTCACTGGAATGTTACCGGTGAGCATTTCCACTCCCTGCATGAGCAGTTCGAAGAACAGTATACCGAACTGGCTGATGCTATTGATGAAATTGCTGAGCGCATACGTGCACTGGGCCACAAGGCACCTGGTTCTTTCAAGGAGTTCCACCAGTTAACATCCATTGAAGAAGATACCGAGAAGCCAAAAGCTATGGAAATGGTGCGCAGACTGGCTGTCGCTAACGAGCAAGTTCTGCGAACAGCTCGGAAAGCTCTGGATCCGGCTAAAGAAGCAGATGATGAAGCAACAATCGACCTTCTCACCCAGCGCCTGCATGTACATTCCAAAACCGCCTGGATGCTAAGAAGTCATCTTGAATAA
- a CDS encoding RluA family pseudouridine synthase, translating to MAAKDEYGFSVVYEDDELFVIDKPAGMLAVPIPNSSVMNMLDLVKERFRDSAYTDANTAHRIDRYTSGLMVFAKTGEAYDHLFYQFKNHLPKRSYLAIIRGLMSTDSGELNHYLKLVKEGFRNIVVDEDDPDATPARLTYKVLERFLSTSLVQVNLDTGLKNQIRVQFNAIGHSLVGDRHYAPEEKKENLIKRQALHAWKISITHPATGKEIEFTADLPADMLRLVDHYRWERDMRSL from the coding sequence ATGGCTGCAAAGGATGAATACGGGTTCTCTGTTGTCTATGAAGACGATGAACTCTTCGTAATTGACAAACCGGCCGGCATGCTGGCGGTACCGATACCGAACAGCAGCGTGATGAATATGCTGGACCTTGTGAAAGAGCGTTTCCGGGATTCTGCCTACACCGATGCAAATACCGCTCATCGTATAGACCGCTACACCAGCGGACTTATGGTATTTGCAAAAACTGGAGAAGCCTATGATCATCTATTTTATCAATTCAAGAATCACCTTCCCAAACGATCTTATCTTGCCATTATCAGGGGTCTCATGTCGACGGATTCCGGTGAATTGAATCATTATCTCAAGCTGGTAAAAGAGGGATTCAGAAATATCGTAGTTGATGAAGATGATCCTGATGCTACGCCGGCGCGCCTGACTTATAAAGTATTGGAGCGATTTCTTTCTACCAGCCTGGTACAGGTCAATCTCGACACCGGATTAAAGAACCAAATAAGGGTACAGTTTAATGCTATCGGCCACAGCCTGGTAGGTGACAGGCATTATGCCCCTGAAGAGAAAAAAGAGAACTTGATAAAAAGACAGGCTCTTCACGCCTGGAAGATTTCGATAACACATCCTGCCACAGGCAAGGAAATTGAATTTACCGCCGATCTGCCTGCCGATATGCTGCGCTTGGTGGACCATTATCGGTGGGAGAGAGACATGCGGTCTTTGTAG
- a CDS encoding SulP family inorganic anion transporter produces MEDWLKKTFKITDWISEYDGIQFSGDLKSGLTTGMMLIPQGMAYAVIAGMPPIYGLYAGVIPLLMYPLFGTSKQLSVGPVAVDMLIVAAGVSLISNPANSDFVGLVILLTMMTGILQLLMGSFRLGALFNFFSRPVIAGFTMAAPIIIAFTQLHNLLGIRLPDTQFILVIADEVIRQIDQIDIPTFIWGASAIAVLWTLNHLLPRLPASVIVLTLGTLIAWLVDLEEQSVEIVGTIPEGLPPISIPQLSFENMRRLLPTALTLALVQFMSVASLGKAFAKRNNYLVDSNHELVAIGASNFMGSLFSSLPVSGSFSRSAAAEQAGAKSPMSNVITSGVVVLTLLFLTPFFYFLPMPILAAIIIVSVFGLIDIKEIKFLYKTKKSEGVIATFTFFCTLLIGIQEGILLGVGASMLTMLFKYSKPAVAELGVIPGTRLFKNLDRNPKAKRIDGVLILRVDASFSFINAEFFRDFILEKSEHQDKNTHFVIIDGSSINMLDTTATDSLKSIIKTLRGWDMELYISGLKGPVRDVIEKSGLKEFLGPDHYCEDPHEAVEQVLEKMDRRDGGNRSRKYYEISN; encoded by the coding sequence ATGGAAGACTGGCTGAAAAAAACATTTAAAATTACCGACTGGATTTCTGAATATGACGGAATCCAGTTTTCCGGTGATCTTAAATCCGGCTTAACTACAGGCATGATGCTTATTCCCCAGGGAATGGCCTATGCGGTCATTGCGGGTATGCCACCGATTTACGGTCTGTATGCCGGTGTGATTCCCTTGTTGATGTACCCTCTCTTCGGCACTTCTAAGCAGCTTTCGGTGGGTCCGGTGGCCGTTGACATGCTGATCGTTGCTGCAGGTGTCAGTTTGATAAGCAATCCTGCTAATTCTGATTTTGTAGGACTGGTCATCCTGCTGACCATGATGACCGGGATATTGCAATTGCTCATGGGATCATTCAGGCTGGGGGCACTGTTCAATTTTTTCTCTCGGCCGGTGATCGCAGGCTTTACAATGGCGGCTCCCATTATCATTGCTTTCACCCAACTGCATAACCTACTGGGTATTCGCCTGCCTGACACTCAATTTATATTAGTGATAGCAGATGAGGTTATCAGACAGATCGACCAGATTGATATACCAACCTTCATATGGGGCGCTTCTGCCATTGCGGTTCTCTGGACCCTCAACCATCTGCTTCCAAGGCTGCCTGCGTCTGTTATTGTTTTAACCCTGGGCACATTAATAGCCTGGCTGGTTGATTTGGAAGAACAGAGTGTAGAAATTGTAGGCACCATACCCGAAGGTTTGCCTCCCATATCTATTCCCCAGCTGAGTTTCGAGAATATGCGAAGGCTGTTACCCACAGCTTTAACCCTCGCCCTCGTTCAGTTTATGAGTGTGGCCTCGCTGGGTAAAGCCTTTGCCAAAAGAAATAACTATCTAGTCGACTCCAATCATGAGCTGGTAGCCATTGGGGCATCCAATTTTATGGGAAGCTTATTCAGTTCTCTTCCGGTATCCGGCAGCTTTTCACGTTCTGCTGCTGCCGAACAAGCCGGGGCAAAGTCCCCGATGTCGAACGTAATCACTTCGGGTGTAGTGGTACTCACCCTGCTTTTCCTTACTCCCTTTTTCTACTTTCTGCCCATGCCTATCCTGGCTGCCATTATTATTGTGTCGGTGTTTGGACTGATAGATATCAAGGAGATAAAATTTTTATACAAGACTAAAAAGAGCGAGGGCGTCATTGCGACCTTCACGTTCTTTTGCACGCTTCTCATCGGTATACAGGAAGGCATTTTATTAGGTGTCGGGGCCTCCATGCTCACCATGTTGTTTAAGTACAGCAAACCCGCCGTTGCTGAACTCGGTGTAATACCCGGCACACGGCTATTCAAGAACCTGGATAGAAACCCCAAAGCCAAACGAATTGACGGCGTGCTCATCTTGCGGGTTGACGCCTCCTTTTCCTTCATCAACGCGGAATTCTTCCGGGACTTTATACTGGAGAAGAGCGAGCACCAGGACAAGAACACTCATTTTGTAATCATTGACGGAAGCAGTATAAACATGCTTGACACCACAGCCACCGATTCGCTGAAATCCATCATCAAGACCCTCAGAGGATGGGACATGGAGTTATACATCAGTGGTTTGAAGGGACCCGTCAGGGATGTAATCGAGAAATCGGGACTTAAAGAATTCCTGGGCCCCGACCACTATTGTGAAGATCCGCACGAAGCCGTTGAGCAGGTACTCGAAAAGATGGACCGAAGGGATGGCGGAAATCGCAGCAGAAAATACTATGAGATCAGCAACTGA
- a CDS encoding SixA phosphatase family protein: MKHILLLRHAKSSWDDSSLDDFDRPLAKRGKKDAPRMGAFISNSGYLPDHVFSSTAKRARQTTTMFCEVAGLEDEIISWTDDFYYGSAYDYLEAIQEASESAETIMLVGHNPKMEETASLLCSDSKSYTLRMPTAALVCLEHPAVKWSQVKEGTARIKWMMIPKLLKKL; this comes from the coding sequence ATGAAACACATACTTCTCCTGCGACATGCCAAATCTTCCTGGGACGATTCCAGCCTGGATGATTTTGATCGTCCCCTCGCCAAGCGTGGAAAGAAGGATGCTCCCAGAATGGGAGCCTTTATCAGTAATTCAGGTTACCTTCCGGATCATGTTTTCTCTTCTACGGCGAAACGGGCCCGTCAAACTACCACCATGTTTTGCGAAGTGGCCGGATTGGAAGATGAAATCATATCATGGACTGATGACTTCTATTATGGTTCTGCCTATGATTACCTGGAGGCCATCCAGGAAGCTTCCGAGAGTGCAGAAACAATCATGTTGGTTGGCCATAATCCTAAAATGGAAGAAACAGCCAGTCTGCTTTGCAGCGATAGCAAAAGCTATACCTTGCGCATGCCTACCGCGGCACTGGTGTGCCTGGAACACCCTGCGGTGAAATGGAGTCAGGTAAAGGAGGGGACGGCACGAATCAAGTGGATGATGATACCGAAATTGCTAAAAAAGCTATAA
- a CDS encoding MATE family efflux transporter produces the protein MNKKVLKLAIPNIISNLSVPLLGAVDTALVGHLEEVYYLGAIALGGMIFNFIFWGFGFLRMGTTGITAQAFGEQNKTESVMTLVRALLVAGVFSFMILLLQTWIADISFWLVEATPEVERFTKVYFDIRIFTAPATLGLYAINGWFLGMQNARYPMIVTVVLNTLNIILDVIFVYSLNMNVAGVAWGTLIARYVGLALAIGLLMVKYKSWLKAYVREKILEVEPLKKFFSVNRDIFIRTLCLIFTFSFFTAKSAEFGNVILAANTILLQLWMIVSYGVDGFAFAAESLIGRYKGSGEKDKLKSAVTHCFFWGIGIGFTASLVYALFDESILSIFTNQQNVITTALIFWGWTIAGPAVSSFCYIWDGIFIGATATEPMRNSMIIATVLIFLPVYALGVSYFGNHAIWLALTLFMVARGATLTVYAPKYILR, from the coding sequence TTGAATAAAAAAGTCCTAAAACTGGCCATCCCCAATATTATCAGCAATCTCTCTGTACCTCTGCTGGGAGCTGTTGACACGGCACTGGTAGGACACCTGGAAGAGGTCTACTATCTCGGAGCCATTGCCCTTGGCGGTATGATATTCAATTTCATCTTCTGGGGCTTCGGATTTCTTCGAATGGGTACAACAGGAATTACTGCCCAGGCTTTTGGCGAGCAAAACAAAACCGAAAGTGTGATGACACTGGTTCGGGCATTGCTCGTGGCCGGGGTGTTTAGTTTTATGATTTTGCTGCTTCAGACCTGGATTGCCGATATCAGTTTCTGGTTGGTGGAGGCTACGCCGGAAGTGGAACGTTTTACGAAAGTTTATTTTGATATACGAATCTTTACTGCCCCGGCAACTCTTGGACTGTATGCTATAAACGGGTGGTTTCTGGGTATGCAGAATGCCCGTTACCCTATGATCGTAACGGTTGTATTGAATACATTAAACATAATACTGGATGTAATTTTTGTGTATTCATTGAACATGAATGTTGCAGGGGTTGCCTGGGGGACATTGATAGCCCGGTATGTGGGGCTGGCATTGGCCATCGGTTTGCTCATGGTTAAGTACAAAAGCTGGCTGAAAGCCTACGTTCGGGAAAAAATTCTTGAAGTGGAACCGCTAAAAAAATTCTTCAGTGTCAATCGTGACATCTTTATCCGAACCCTCTGTTTGATCTTTACCTTCTCATTTTTCACGGCCAAATCAGCGGAATTCGGAAATGTTATATTGGCAGCCAACACTATTCTTCTGCAGCTCTGGATGATCGTGTCGTATGGGGTCGACGGTTTTGCCTTTGCTGCGGAAAGCCTCATAGGTCGTTATAAAGGCTCTGGAGAAAAGGATAAATTGAAGTCAGCGGTAACCCATTGCTTCTTTTGGGGAATAGGGATCGGTTTTACAGCCTCGCTGGTATATGCGTTATTTGACGAATCCATTCTTTCTATTTTTACCAATCAGCAGAATGTGATAACTACGGCACTGATCTTTTGGGGATGGACCATCGCGGGTCCGGCAGTGAGTAGCTTCTGCTATATCTGGGACGGCATTTTTATCGGTGCAACCGCGACAGAGCCGATGAGAAATTCGATGATTATAGCCACAGTCCTAATCTTTCTTCCGGTCTATGCATTAGGAGTTTCCTATTTTGGGAACCATGCCATCTGGCTGGCCTTGACGCTCTTTATGGTTGCCCGGGGTGCCACGCTCACGGTGTATGCGCCGAAGTATATTTTGAGATAA
- a CDS encoding thiopurine S-methyltransferase, with product MEISYWKSRWNKGNTGWHMQQVYPNLLAYWPELQLERDATVLVPLCGKSLDLLWLQNQGHRVIGVDVSQNAAEQFFRENGLDYHTSPKASFTVYQGQDISIWCGDFMKLKRSFLPEISAVYDKAALIALTQQQRKLYAKKVIEMCDRDTKILLNTFEYEQEEMNGPPFAVFPEELEELYGKHFTISLLHEESIFEDLVKFHRRGLSSYLIEKVYQLQPKK from the coding sequence ATGGAAATTAGTTATTGGAAGTCACGCTGGAACAAAGGCAATACCGGGTGGCATATGCAGCAGGTGTATCCCAACCTGCTTGCTTACTGGCCTGAGTTACAACTTGAAAGAGATGCAACGGTGCTGGTACCCTTATGCGGTAAAAGCCTGGACCTTCTCTGGCTGCAAAACCAGGGACACCGGGTCATCGGTGTTGATGTTTCACAAAATGCAGCAGAGCAATTTTTTAGAGAAAACGGGCTGGATTATCACACCTCCCCAAAAGCCTCCTTCACTGTTTATCAGGGCCAGGATATTTCAATTTGGTGCGGTGATTTTATGAAGCTGAAGCGATCATTTCTTCCTGAAATCAGCGCGGTTTACGACAAGGCCGCCCTGATTGCCTTGACCCAACAGCAGCGAAAACTATATGCAAAAAAAGTTATTGAAATGTGTGATAGGGATACCAAGATACTTCTCAACACATTTGAGTATGAACAGGAGGAAATGAACGGACCCCCATTCGCGGTGTTCCCTGAAGAACTGGAAGAACTCTATGGAAAGCATTTTACAATAAGCTTGCTTCACGAAGAGTCCATCTTTGAAGATCTGGTCAAATTTCACCGGCGCGGACTTTCATCCTACCTGATTGAAAAAGTCTACCAATTACAGCCAAAAAAGTGA
- the rsmD gene encoding 16S rRNA (guanine(966)-N(2))-methyltransferase RsmD, producing MRIITGTLKGRRINIPKNLDVRPTTDRTKEGLFSTIESWKYIRDSRVLDLFAGSGSLGIEAISRGAAEVLFVDQEPRNISHIEKLAQEFEVGDRIRTVTMDVKQFLQGPAVPYDFIFADPPYTYGELNEIVDSIFQNSWLKESGWLILEHNTHYDFREHKFSLMEKEYGKTLISILSPQASKNDQS from the coding sequence ATGCGCATCATAACCGGTACGCTGAAAGGGCGCAGAATAAATATTCCAAAAAATCTGGATGTTCGTCCAACAACCGACCGAACCAAGGAGGGGCTCTTTTCAACCATAGAGTCGTGGAAATACATTCGCGACAGCCGTGTGCTCGACCTGTTTGCGGGCTCAGGCAGTCTGGGCATTGAAGCTATTTCAAGAGGTGCGGCGGAGGTACTTTTTGTAGATCAGGAACCTCGGAATATCAGTCACATTGAAAAACTTGCACAGGAATTCGAGGTCGGCGATCGGATCCGCACCGTTACCATGGATGTCAAGCAGTTTCTTCAGGGGCCGGCTGTTCCATACGACTTTATCTTTGCCGATCCCCCATACACCTATGGAGAACTCAATGAGATAGTCGATTCTATTTTCCAAAATAGCTGGCTGAAAGAGTCCGGCTGGCTGATTCTGGAACACAATACGCATTATGATTTCAGGGAACATAAATTTTCCCTGATGGAAAAGGAGTATGGCAAGACACTCATCAGTATTTTATCCCCGCAAGCCAGTAAAAATGACCAATCCTAA
- the coaD gene encoding pantetheine-phosphate adenylyltransferase, whose protein sequence is METVALYPGSFDPITYGHLDIMERATELFDTVIATVAVNKRKEAVFTGDEREQLLRKCLEGKEWAKKVEVEQFTGLLVDFAKKKNAKTLVRGVRQISDFEYEFRMALTNRRLAPEVDTIFLMPNEQLTFISASLVKEVAYWDGDLSSFVPAHVAKALREKFKDK, encoded by the coding sequence ATGGAAACTGTTGCACTCTATCCCGGATCTTTTGATCCCATTACTTACGGTCACCTTGACATAATGGAACGTGCTACCGAATTGTTTGATACGGTTATAGCAACTGTGGCTGTCAACAAGCGCAAAGAAGCTGTCTTTACCGGGGATGAACGGGAACAGTTGCTGCGAAAATGCCTGGAAGGAAAGGAATGGGCAAAAAAGGTAGAGGTAGAACAGTTTACAGGACTCCTTGTAGATTTTGCAAAGAAGAAAAATGCAAAGACGCTGGTGCGCGGAGTCAGGCAGATCTCCGATTTTGAGTACGAATTTCGGATGGCCCTCACCAATCGACGGCTGGCTCCGGAAGTCGATACCATCTTTCTCATGCCCAATGAACAGCTCACATTTATATCCGCTTCACTGGTTAAAGAGGTGGCCTATTGGGACGGTGACCTTTCTTCCTTCGTACCGGCTCATGTTGCCAAAGCCCTTCGAGAAAAATTCAAGGATAAGTAA
- a CDS encoding pyridoxal phosphate-dependent aminotransferase yields the protein MISKRAQSVAPSETLKISAKAKELKRQGKSIVSLSAGEPDFNTPEHVCSAAIKAIKDGFHGYTMNTGTPELRNAISKKLKRDNDLNYDPSQIICSNGAKQSLGFSMLALLDPGDEAIIPAPYWVSYPEMAKLAGAKPVTVRTSFDANYKMTPQQLEEAITERTKVLVLCSPSNPTGACYSLKELKKLAEVLQDYPDIYIISDEIYEYIVFENEHAGILQAAPDLADRTLLINGFSKGFAMTGWRLGYMAGPQDVVDAVAKIQSQETSAPSSISQKAGEAAYTGDLTAVTYMREQFKKRRDFIVEELESIDGLKCFKPSGAFYVFPDISHYLGMKTHQGEEINSSTDLCMYLIEEQGLATVPGDAFGEPNGIRLSYASSMDELEEAMIRLRKGLLELA from the coding sequence ATGATTTCAAAACGTGCACAGTCGGTAGCGCCTTCCGAAACGCTTAAAATTTCTGCTAAAGCCAAAGAGCTGAAGCGACAGGGAAAATCCATCGTCTCACTGAGTGCCGGAGAGCCGGATTTCAATACCCCGGAGCACGTTTGCAGTGCCGCCATCAAAGCTATTAAAGACGGTTTTCACGGTTATACCATGAATACGGGAACACCGGAGTTGCGGAATGCCATATCTAAGAAACTGAAAAGGGATAATGATCTGAATTATGATCCCTCGCAAATAATTTGCAGCAACGGTGCCAAGCAGTCGCTGGGATTCAGCATGCTGGCCCTGTTGGATCCGGGCGATGAAGCCATCATACCTGCACCTTACTGGGTTTCCTATCCGGAAATGGCCAAACTCGCCGGAGCGAAACCGGTTACAGTCCGCACTTCTTTTGATGCTAATTATAAGATGACACCTCAACAACTAGAAGAAGCTATTACCGAGCGAACGAAGGTGCTCGTACTGTGTTCGCCCTCCAATCCCACAGGAGCCTGCTACTCGCTTAAAGAGCTGAAAAAATTGGCCGAGGTGCTTCAGGATTATCCCGATATCTACATTATCTCTGATGAGATCTATGAATATATTGTTTTTGAGAATGAGCATGCCGGCATCTTGCAAGCTGCGCCGGACCTGGCCGACAGAACACTTCTTATTAACGGTTTTTCCAAAGGTTTTGCCATGACCGGGTGGCGACTTGGATATATGGCAGGTCCCCAGGACGTCGTGGACGCCGTCGCTAAGATCCAGAGCCAGGAGACATCGGCTCCTTCCTCAATTTCACAGAAAGCAGGGGAAGCCGCATATACAGGTGACCTGACTGCGGTCACATACATGAGAGAGCAGTTTAAGAAGCGCAGAGATTTCATCGTTGAAGAACTCGAGAGCATAGACGGACTTAAGTGTTTCAAACCATCAGGAGCATTCTACGTTTTTCCTGATATTTCCCATTATCTTGGGATGAAAACCCATCAAGGTGAAGAGATCAACAGCAGTACGGATTTATGCATGTATCTGATAGAAGAGCAGGGACTGGCAACCGTTCCCGGAGATGCTTTTGGTGAGCCTAACGGTATCCGGCTCAGTTATGCTTCATCGATGGACGAGCTTGAGGAAGCAATGATTCGTCTGAGAAAAGGATTATTGGAATTGGCCTAA
- a CDS encoding FmdB family zinc ribbon protein — translation MPTYEYKRKDGTTFEIRQSINDDALTECPETGQPVKRVITGGGGVVYKGDGWYVTDYKDTDRKEAAKREKEQSKNGSTKASKKDEKKTSAKSENTAG, via the coding sequence ATGCCTACATACGAGTATAAACGAAAAGACGGAACCACTTTCGAGATACGCCAGAGTATAAACGACGATGCATTAACCGAATGTCCTGAAACGGGGCAACCTGTAAAGCGCGTAATTACCGGTGGCGGAGGGGTGGTTTATAAAGGTGACGGGTGGTATGTCACAGATTATAAGGACACCGACCGAAAAGAGGCTGCCAAAAGAGAAAAAGAGCAGAGCAAGAATGGCAGTACTAAAGCTTCAAAAAAAGATGAAAAGAAGACGTCTGCCAAAAGTGAGAATACTGCCGGATAA
- a CDS encoding YraN family protein, whose translation MSAKTTRQIGDEGEELAVSYLESKGYIILDRNYYFERAEVDIVAYDETCIVFVEVKKRTTEKFGKPEEFVTKSKIENLYKAAEAWIYERKMDTAPARFDVIAITQQHNEAPDIKHYEDAFRKR comes from the coding sequence ATGAGCGCTAAAACAACCCGGCAGATTGGCGATGAGGGAGAAGAGTTGGCTGTTTCTTACCTCGAATCCAAAGGATATATCATTCTCGACCGCAACTACTATTTTGAACGGGCAGAAGTAGATATCGTAGCCTACGATGAAACCTGTATCGTCTTTGTAGAAGTTAAGAAACGGACTACCGAAAAATTTGGGAAACCGGAAGAGTTCGTAACCAAATCAAAGATAGAAAACCTATATAAAGCAGCTGAGGCATGGATTTACGAACGTAAAATGGATACCGCCCCGGCCCGTTTTGATGTAATCGCCATCACACAGCAGCATAACGAAGCTCCCGATATCAAGCACTACGAAGACGCCTTTAGAAAGAGATAG